GTTGGGCTTAGCAGCATGACCGGTGAGAGTCTGCATGGCACCTCCACCTCCTCACTTCGGAAGTCTGGGGTCTGAACTGGACATGAGCGATAGCAGAGTGAGCGCATCTTGAGCATTCATTGACATCGATACATCTGCCGGCAATGTACGCGTGTGTGTAGACTGAGGCGGGTTGAAGCTAGGATCACGATTCGGGTGCAGCCCAGTTCAGCCATCGGAATGATCACGTAGACACCTCGGATTCTGCCCATGAAGCCGCCTAGGCAGGGGTAGGGTAGCTTGGATATCATCTGTGACTTGATCTGGCCCCAATGACATCCCTACAGGCGAAGTAACTGCATGAGATTAAGACCTTGGAAATGCTTGGTCCGCATTAAAGAACTACTCTTGGCTAGCCCTGGTTCGAGTTCAGATATAAAACGCCTTTCTGACGTGTCAGTTCGGTCACATAGCGACATATGCTATGCTCCGATGCTAAGCGCAGTTCATGATGCAAGGGTAACGCTTGATGCGTATCAACTTGTATCAAGCCCTGCCAAGGGCACGGTTATATTTCTGCATGGGGGAGGCCTTAGAAAAGGATCAAAGCGCCATATTGCGGGAAAGGATCTATTCTTCAATAGCTTGGGCTTTAACTTCCTTTCCTGCAACTACCCCTTAGTTGCACAATGTACCGACTCTGTCATTGATGAGCAGTTGCTTGCTCTGAAGTCGTTGGACCAATGGGTGAAGACTGAGCTACAGCTCCTATGTCCGGTCAATGACAATGCACCTATTGTCTACTTTGGGCATTCAGCTGGCTCCTATCTGATTGCACTAGGCCTATCCAAGGGGCTCTTTCTCAATCAACACTCATCCTTTATTCTTATAGACTCTGCAGCTTATGACTTGTCAAAGCGCTATAGTGCTGCGAGGCCAAATGTAAAGCAGGAGATCGAACGCTTAGTTGGCTATCGAACGACCGACAGAAATGACCTTGAAAGTCTGATCAGAACCTATTCGCCCGTGGATAACATGACGAGTATGCCGGTTGACTTGACAAGAATCAATGGTGGATGGGCGTATTTGGCCACGACGATGAAGCGTTTTAGCCGTGAGAGTTCACTCGTTCTGGCCTCCCTGCTTAGGCAAAAGCTGAAGATGGAAGCTACGGTAAAGTCATACCCATTTGGACATACAGATATATCACGAGAAATTGCAGATCCCAACAGCCAGATTGGGAGGGATCTCACCATTCTATTGAGCAAAGCACTTGATGCTGATGCACCATCAGCAGTTGATAAGGTTCACTGACAATGTGTCATGGTGATGGAAAAGGCTCAACCTGTCTTCACACATGGGCTACGTTAAGAAATCCCTCTATATGAGTTACAGCAACAGCACATCTCAACCTTCCTGGAGGTGGTGATGGGCCAACGTCCAGCAACGTTGACGCCGCTCCATCTCGGCCACTTTATCCACCATGGGGCTTGATGGAGCAGAGGTTCCGTCGTTAAAGCGAGCGCGTCTCGCCGCAGGCTCTGCGTAGCAACAGGCTGAGGTCAGGAGGGTGATGAGCTAGCGCATCCCCAGAACGTGTCCCAGATCCCCGCAGAACTGGGCCTTCACGTGAACAGCTTCGACAACGTGGAGGAAGGCCTGGCGCCTGCAAGGAGAGGTGGCCATGGCAGCCCAGAAGGTGCTTGAGGGCTGCACAACCACTGACCAACTCACGGTGGTGCTGGAAACCGCTGGGGTGCACCCGCAAAGCTTCTGGGGGTAGACGTACGCCGCTGGGCTCCGTGCCTAGGAACCAGTAGGAAAACCAGCGGCTCAAGGCAGGGCGTAGCAGGATCTCAGGTGGAAGCAGAAGGCTCTGGCCGAAGCGGCAGCGCTGCTCAGCACCTCACTCAAGAATCAGGACATGTGATGATCTTGATCACCAAAGAGGCCGCTAACGCAATCTGAAGCATCGCTCCCACGAAGGAGAGCAACAGGCAATTCAGTTGAACTGATGGCCAAAGTTGCCTATTCGCCAGTGCGAAAGAGGCCGACCAGAAGGTGATGTGGTTTCAGGACTTGTACAAGTAGCGGCATCGCAACAGCGGAAACAAGATCAGGATGTCACGCCAGCACAGGTGCGGTGATGCAATAGAAAACTCCACCGGGCTGCTGTCTCCCTTCAGGCGCACTACAGGGTTCCACGCAGGTGGTCACACTCAACGCGTGGCTTACTTCTATCAGGAATGGTGGGGATCGCGCGCTGCCGTTGAACATAACTGCCAAACCAGCTACCTTTACGATGGCTGTCTGAATGGAAGCAGTGCAGGCAAGGCAAGGATGCTGTCAGCAGGAAAGAGGCAGCCAGTAGTTACGTGTATCAGTTTGTAGCTAGCCGGGAGGAGATAGGAGCAAAAGATAAAGCATGACACAAGTGATCACAACGATCGATGAGTTCACTATTTTCCACTAATTGCTCCCAATACTCTGGGACAAGGCTGCCTGGATTAGAACAGTGTGAGATACTAGCAGAAGGATCGCCCCCCAAGGTGATATCCAACCACCACGACGACCTGCCCTGAATTGGCGAACTATAGTCAAGAGAGTTAACTGGAAGCAGGCTCGAAAGAGTTCGACTCATTGACAACCTCCATTTAGCATGGTCTTTATAGAACCTAGAAGAGGATGGTCCTGCAAGTGTGGGCACAAGCGATGAGTAGTCAGATCGCATGAAATGCGAGAAACGCTCGAAAGAATAACGGCCAACGGATTCAGGGTGATTCAGGACACTGACAATGGTTTCCTTGTTAAGTTTAGCCTTGCATTCGAGTAGCTTCTCATTGATCCAACACCACATCACAAGTGGATCCATAGCAATGTCAGGATCTGACTGTCTAGCGATTGACCACCAAACCAGAAGTGAGTCTAAACCATGAATCGTACTCAGAATGGAAGAAGCATAGAAGAATGGATCCCTGAAGATGTAGATAAACTGTGAGCGCGGGAAACTATCCTGAAGCTGTAACACTGCATCAGGGTACAGAGACAGACTGAATGAAGGATCGAAGATGCGACTTGTGGTCTTAGCTAGAAACCGTCCGTAGGTGTCGGAGAATGTGTCCCTAGCATACATAGTACCAATGTCGTGGTACGCCGCTTCAAGCTGATAAGGTTCCAACCCACCATAAACAACACATGACAGGGCCCGAAGCAGACCATCATCAATACTATAAAGATCAAGTGGAGACTGAAGGGACTTTAACAGTTGAGGCATTCCCCTTAATGGGAGATGCGTATGAGGAAGTCCAATGTGCCCCAGTCTTTCAGTTTTCCTGCAGAAGGTTAGAGCACCACCTCTAGGGGCACTGATTACGAAGGTTAATCGCTGATAGTCCGAGGGTGCAGCAATGGAATGAGATGCATCTTTCACCACGTTGATGATGGGTGACATTGACTCTAAGGAAGAAGGGACCAAAGGTCTACATTGACAAATCTGGTAACTGGGGCCAAGAGATTGAATAGAATGCAGGTAAATCCTACGTCGATCTTGGCATACCCTTTCGAACCAATGAAGTTAGTAGGAAGACTTTCCTCAAGCTGAATTTGAAGTTCTACATATTGCAGGCCATCAATTTCAACTGTAGTAGGACTGATCGACGACACACTCCCCTTGAACTCTGCATTGGAAACCGAGTATAATCTTAGTATGCATGGAAGTGTAGTGCGTACTCGTGCACGGTCGTACTCAGGAATTAATACTATAGTCTGAGTCAATGGCTGCGCCTTTACTGTCACGATGGTTTCACCAGGAGTGACAGTTCTACCAAGCAGCGCCCTGGTGTTAGAACTAATCACCCCATCAAACGGCATTGTGACCACTAGCTTTGCTAGTCGTGAGTCAATAGCTTCTAAGGCAATTTTACCGACTTTCAGGCTGCTCTCGGCAGCACTCAATTCATCCATTGCGTTGGAGAGTTGTTCCTCAGAGTTTATATCTTGATCAATCTTCTGCTTGCGTCTAGCAACTATAACATCTGCATTCGCTGATTTTAGCTCGCTCCTTGCACCCTCAAGTTCGCCCGTTAGAGCAGCTTGCGTGGATAAAAGATTTTGGAGCTGAAATTCACTTATCGCGCCAGACTTCGTCAATGATCTAAGCTTTTCTATTTGATCATCCTGTATTCTGATCTGATTCTCAAGAGCACGAACCCGAGATTGAGACTTTTGGACCATAGCTCTTGCACTTAAGAGCTCTTCGTTACGATTATCACCTTCAAGTTTGATGCTTCCTGTTTTAATGGAACGGATAAGAGACTTCCTAGTACGTATATCGGATTCTAACTTTGAAATAAGCTGAAGTTGTTGGCTGCGCTGTGTGCTGAGGGTTGGAGAAAAGAGTTCTAGAATCTTAGAGCCCTTGTCCAAAATGGCAGAAGATGGACCAACCTGGAAGATAGACCTTACTGTCGCAGCCTCAGTTGCACGAATGTCAAGTGCCTCACCTTCAGTTACGTTTGCTGATCCCGTCACTGATGCACTGAATGGGAACAGAAATATAACAACCAAAATGAACGGAAGAAAATACCTACTTCTAAAAGTATTGGTAATTCTATTGTGAACTGAAACAGACGAAAGGGTTGAGCTGGAAACAACAATAGATTCTGTAGTTTGCTGCTGACTGGAACTTGGCAGCAATGCTGGACCATTGGTTGTTCGATTGATTGATCTGTCCGGCCTTCCCTCCACCCTCTTGATGATTAACTTGGTAATAACCGTAAGGTAAAGAAATCGAATAAGAAGAAGCGTTAGAGCTACCCTGACGATCAGGGAAGTCCAGTGGCCTGCAAACGTTGGTATTTCGGCAGCAATGTTTGGAATTAATATAAAGTATAGAATGCAAAGCTTGATAATAAAAGCCAGTAAAAGCGTGCAGAGGAACAGAATACTGTTGACATCTGAACGAGAGATAGAAATACTCTTAAACCGCCCATGAAAAAGATGAGAAAAGATAGTTAGCGTTCTTTTAGCCGATATCTTCAGATAATTCTTTGGCATGAGTCCAAAGAATTCCAAGAGCCTTCTGCCTGGAGTATTGCGTACAGGAATCAAAAGGATTATCATGCTAGCAAGAGAACCTTGTATGATTGCAACCAGTATATTTAGACGAGAAAACGGAGAGGAATCAGGTATTGGCGTATAAACATAAAGGAAAAGTATCGAGAGAATGACAAGATATGATCTAGTCAGAAGTGGCTGGGCGAGTAAAATGAGTTCTTCAAGTTTGCTTGCTGACTGCTTAATAGCTTTGGCGCTTTGCTCCTTCGCGAGCCTTGGCAAGAATCCCCACTTAAGCCTAAGATACAACTTTTGATCATCTATATGCATGGAGTATGTCGACAGGATCGACACCATAACACTTATCAGGTTAATTACAATTAACATGATAAATAGCCGTGACAGCCCAGTCAAAGGGTCTGATCTTTCGGCGATCAATACACCTAAAGGCTTGACCCCAAAATAAAAACTATGGATTGTGCCTATAAAGAGCAGAGCAACCAGGGGGAAAAGCCAAGCTTGAAGCCGGATCAGAACCCGCGGGGGCCTTAACAGCCCTCGTGACGTAATCCAGCCAAAGCTAACAAGCAAGATCTTTCGATCCTGGAGTTGGGATGGTGGCTGATGGAGATCATTCGCTGACCCATTCAGCTGATTTGAATGACCATTAAGTTCGCTGGCGTGCAGAACATTCGTGGAGACTTGTGCTGAAAGGGTTGGAGCTTCAACGGAAAGCAAGATTCCGTGAGTGCACAACCAGTTGAGATAGTCATCTCTAGTAATTCCAGCACGAGTTGCTCCAAAGAACTCTGAACACTTCTCATATAGATCGTCAAACAAGCCATCTCTTGAATTAAAATCAGAAATAGCTTCCCACTCAGAGGCTGATAACTTTAGCGAGGTTGTTCGGTCCCCGAAATACAATCGATACTGTCCTTCAACCAATGGAGAAGTTCGTATCGAAGGATTCACACGATAACAGTTATTATCAACAACGATCATTGGAGTGGGAAGATGGGGAGGTATGAATGGAGGATCTAGAAATCCTCATCAACTGAATCGAGCACAGTAGATTGATTGAAGCTGGTATCATCTGCTTGGATACCTGAAACCCTAAGCTTTTCAAGTTTGCTTGACAGATCTTGAATCAGTTTCTGACAACGAGTCTTCTGATCTTCTACTGTCAGACTTGATGGATCAATAGGTGGTACTGAAGTAGAATCCTCATGAGCAACTGACTTTGATGCTGCCATCAAACTAGTAAGGGCGAATTCGTAATCTCCCTCTTGGTACTGAACTTTGCCCCAGCAGTAATTGAATCGGGGACTGTTGCTGTTCTGTACCCTTGTAAGCTCATCCTTAGCCGCACTATATTCGGCAAGATCAATGTAGCATTCTGCAGCATCAATAGAGAGACGCTCCTTAAGCTTCGATGGGCATTCATCATTATCTGCCGTACGAAGAACCGCGAGACCACGGACTTTATTTCCCTGAGCAATAAGGATTTCTCCCAACAAAATCTGTGAATAATGGTTCTTTGGATCAAGCCTCAAGCAGTTGTTAAGATTACGCTCACAGTCATCTAGTTGTCCTAGTTGGAGCTGAGCCAAGGCAAGCATTCTACGAAGCTTGGTATCGTTTGGATTCTCAAGAACTGCGTGACGCAAGATACTGGCAGCATTAGTATAATCGCCAAGCTGTTGGAGAAAAGATGCTAGTGCAGTAACGTCCGACTTTTTGGAAGACTTCTGCTGAAGAGCTCTGTTCGCATATTCTTGAGCAAGAGTTGTATTGCCTTCTTGAAGCCTAAGCTTACCAATACGAGAAATCAACCGAATATCATCAGGTGCAAGTGAAAGAGCCTTCTCAAGGTGAGCCATAGCTACGGCAGTATCACTTTCTGACCGTGCAATTGCGGCCATGGCAACGTGGTAAGGCGAATAGAGCTCACCATCAGGTACGCCGGCCAAGATTCGCCTGGCTTCAGGGAAGTTCTTTTCTTTGAGAATCAAAGAGCGAACTTGCTTGAAGGTCGACTTCAAGTGGCCTGGAAGCACAAGAGCCATAATAAAAACCATGAGCAATTGCACAGTAGCATGATTTTCATGCTGAGGTCAACTGCGTATGAGCGCGCCCTCACCTATCAAGCTAAAGCAGTGACGTGATTCGCAGTTTCCATACACCTCGCTCAAATGGTTAGCAGCAACGATGTGTATGCATAGGCTGACGAGTCGCCTGTATTGTTGCCAACGTCATGTCATATCCATCCCCCTGCGATAGTGCCTTGGCCATTGAATCAAGCCCATCCCAAGGCAAAGCAACATGCACACACCGGAGGTTTCGATGCAGCTGTACGACGACAATCACTGAATGATATGATTCTGAGTGGACAAAGGACTTATAGATTCTCCTCGAGATCCCAACACATAATAGCATAATTAAACATCAAGAGTTATCAGTAATAGGTTTCCTCTCGGCAATCGTATTGACGTGACTAGATACAAGCCAAACGCAGGCGACCTACTCTTGATGCTGATGGATCTCTTCGAAGCTTCTATGCCGTGGTCACAACGTTATGCATTAACAGGTGCATCTGATCAAGCAAAGCGCCACCAACAGGGACGTTCATTCAGCAAAGATCCAAACCATTGCAACATCATTAAACGATGCAAAACGTCAAGAGATTTACCTTAAACGTCCTAGACTGGACTCTTTGGTATGACTTACAAGCTCCACCAGTTTAGGCCAAATGCTATCGAAAAGAGTATCCGACAGCACATGGGGAACTGATGTGGGTCAGTAATGTCCTGAATGGCTATGAGTTGAGGATCTTCTTTCGCGCGGTCCTCTTCTCCTTCAAACACAGATGTTCGGTACACAAGCTTTCCTGAGTGGTTGCCAAATCGCCTGGGGAATGGGTGCATGGTTTCTGACAACAATCAGCCCAGAGTTGGAACTCAATCAATGAATGCTTGGCACTGTACAATTTCTTGAACTACAGTAATGTGATCTTGGGAAGGTTATGCGAATTTAGAATGATTGGATGTGTATCCCTTGAAGCCAGGATGCTTGTCTGATGTTCAAGATCTTGATCATAACCTGCCAGTATTCCATACTAGGATTCAGAAGGCACTCAAAAGTCCTAAGCCATTCAACATCAGCTTCATGTTCATCCTTTTCCTGCCAGGTAGCTTTCGCCGCAGCTCAGACTACCTCTGGTTGAGTACGTGCTTAGCTGATAGTGGCGACTACTACTTTGTTGACTATCCATTATCTTCCACTGTAGCAAAGCTGAATTCCGAGTTCTTTGATTCTGACTCGCTTCTTCAGGTACGGCGTGAGTTCATCTATGGCAGCGCTTCCCAGCCGAACTCAAAGCTTGGCATCGCCTATGAAGACTCGATCATGGGAACGTTTCTTACTCAAGTAAGGCAGCATCACGGCTTCCATCTATCCGAGCGAGACATCCTTCTTCAAACACTGGTCGTAGGCCATAGCCAGGGAGCCGGTCATGCAGCAGTGATGGCTATTGACTTCGAACTCTGCGGTGTTCTGCTTATCGCCGGGCCCGCTGATTCCTATCAGCAGTTTCCATCTGAATGGACGGGGATGAAGGTTACCACTCCTAGCAGTCGACTCCGAATGTTTCTCCATGCTGAAGACAGGCATGCAAGGATGTGCTTGCATCATGCGACGATGTTGGGTTTGAAGAGAGTTGATGTGCTTACTTCTTCGACCTCACTAGAGGACATCCTGCTTAGTCAGGTTGTAATTGACACAAGGCCACTCCCCCCGTTAAAGTCCCATGATTGTCTTACATTAGATACGGAAATGAGAGATGACCTCAACAGCCTCTACCTCACAGGCGTTATTAGGCATTATCAGGCGTATCTTCGTTCAGTAAGTTCCAGGCTTGAGCTCTCTCGTGTTGACTCCTTACCGGCTGCTTCGTTATGATTGATCTGATTCCAACCAGTTCAGCCTCCTCTATGTCGTCTATCCAACGCGATTCTAACGTTAATCAAGAACTAACCCTTTTG
The sequence above is drawn from the Synechococcus sp. MW101C3 genome and encodes:
- a CDS encoding HlyD family secretion protein, producing MIVVDNNCYRVNPSIRTSPLVEGQYRLYFGDRTTSLKLSASEWEAISDFNSRDGLFDDLYEKCSEFFGATRAGITRDDYLNWLCTHGILLSVEAPTLSAQVSTNVLHASELNGHSNQLNGSANDLHQPPSQLQDRKILLVSFGWITSRGLLRPPRVLIRLQAWLFPLVALLFIGTIHSFYFGVKPLGVLIAERSDPLTGLSRLFIMLIVINLISVMVSILSTYSMHIDDQKLYLRLKWGFLPRLAKEQSAKAIKQSASKLEELILLAQPLLTRSYLVILSILFLYVYTPIPDSSPFSRLNILVAIIQGSLASMIILLIPVRNTPGRRLLEFFGLMPKNYLKISAKRTLTIFSHLFHGRFKSISISRSDVNSILFLCTLLLAFIIKLCILYFILIPNIAAEIPTFAGHWTSLIVRVALTLLLIRFLYLTVITKLIIKRVEGRPDRSINRTTNGPALLPSSSQQQTTESIVVSSSTLSSVSVHNRITNTFRSRYFLPFILVVIFLFPFSASVTGSANVTEGEALDIRATEAATVRSIFQVGPSSAILDKGSKILELFSPTLSTQRSQQLQLISKLESDIRTRKSLIRSIKTGSIKLEGDNRNEELLSARAMVQKSQSRVRALENQIRIQDDQIEKLRSLTKSGAISEFQLQNLLSTQAALTGELEGARSELKSANADVIVARRKQKIDQDINSEEQLSNAMDELSAAESSLKVGKIALEAIDSRLAKLVVTMPFDGVISSNTRALLGRTVTPGETIVTVKAQPLTQTIVLIPEYDRARVRTTLPCILRLYSVSNAEFKGSVSSISPTTVEIDGLQYVELQIQLEESLPTNFIGSKGYAKIDVGFTCILFNLLAPVTRFVNVDLWSLLP
- a CDS encoding lipopolysaccharide assembly protein LapB, which produces MKSTFKQVRSLILKEKNFPEARRILAGVPDGELYSPYHVAMAAIARSESDTAVAMAHLEKALSLAPDDIRLISRIGKLRLQEGNTTLAQEYANRALQQKSSKKSDVTALASFLQQLGDYTNAASILRHAVLENPNDTKLRRMLALAQLQLGQLDDCERNLNNCLRLDPKNHYSQILLGEILIAQGNKVRGLAVLRTADNDECPSKLKERLSIDAAECYIDLAEYSAAKDELTRVQNSNSPRFNYCWGKVQYQEGDYEFALTSLMAASKSVAHEDSTSVPPIDPSSLTVEDQKTRCQKLIQDLSSKLEKLRVSGIQADDTSFNQSTVLDSVDEDF